A genomic segment from Nicotiana sylvestris chromosome 1, ASM39365v2, whole genome shotgun sequence encodes:
- the LOC138891190 gene encoding uncharacterized protein produces MCGIGPDEYNRVSTCDTTKEIWEALQTAHKGTTQVKQSKIDMLTIEYELFKMKNDESIQDMHTRFTSIINELHSLRDAIPRNKLVRKILSVLPGSWESKVNVITEAKDLQTLTTDELIGNLNTYDMKGKKDSERREPKK; encoded by the coding sequence atgtgtggcataggacctgatgagtacaacagagtaTCAACTTGTGATACtaccaaagaaatatgggaagctttACAAACCGCACACAAAGGAACCACTCAGGTCAAACAATCCAAGATCGACATGCTCACCATTGAATATGAGCTCTTCAAGATGAAAAATGATGAGTccatacaagatatgcacaccagattcacctccatcataaatgagcttcactcaCTTAGAGATGccattcccagaaacaagcttgtaaggaaaatccttagtgttctacctgggtcttgggaaagtaaggtaaatgtcatcactgaagctaaagatctacagaCTCTGACCACggatgagttgattggtaatctgaaTACATACGATATGAAAggaaagaaagacagtgaaagaagagaacccaAGAAATAA
- the LOC138891191 gene encoding uncharacterized protein: MKIALLGKRKLGFVNGTCTMESCTVELQEQWDTCNAIILSWLMNTVSTELLCGIAYASNAHLVWEDLRERFNKVNRGRIFQLHRAIATLSIGIDYVSCYFPKLKDLGIEYYAMVPKANLRDYVDHIEQQRLLQFLSGLSDSYDQARR, translated from the coding sequence ATGAAAATTGCCCTGCTTGGGAAGAGAAAGCTAGGGTTTGTGAATGGCACTTGTACGATGGAATCATGCACTGTAGAGTTACAAGAGCAATGGGATACTTGTAATGCCATTATCCTTTCATGGCTTATGAACACAGTGTCCACAGAACTCCTATGTGGAATTGCATATGCTTCAAATGCTCACCTCGTGTGGGAAGACTTGAGAGAGAGATTTAATAAAGTAAATCGCGGGAGAATTTTTCAGCTGCATCGGGCCATTGCCACTCTCTCAATAGGTATAGATTATGTTTCATGCTATTTCCCAAAATTAAAGGATTTGGGGATTGAGTATTATGCTATGGTACCTAAGGCCAATTTAAGGGATTATGTTGACCATATAGAGCAGCAGAGATTGTTGCAATTCCTTAGTGGATTGAGTGACTCTTATGACCAAGCAAGAAGGTAG